TACATCGTGTTCAACCAGCTCGGATTGGTGAACACCTTCTGGCCGCTGGTCCTGCCGAAGTTCCTCGCCACCGACGCGTTCTTCGTCTTCTTGACCGTCCAGTTCATGCGCGGGATCCCCAAGGAGCTCGACGAGGCCGCCACACTCGACGGTTGCGGTCCCTTCCGCACCTTCTTCCGGATCATCCTGCCGCTGAGCAGGCCCGCACTGATCACCACGGCCATCTTCACCTTCATCTGGACGTGGAACGACTTCTTCCTGCAGCTGATCTACCTGTTCGAGCCGGAGAAGTTCACTATCACCCTGGCGCTGCGGTCCTTCGTGGACACTTCCAGTCAATCGGCCTACGGCCCGATGTTCGCCATGTCGGTGATCGCCCTGCTGCCCATCGTGCTGTTCTTCATGGCCTTCCAACGATTCCTCGTCCAGGGGATGGCCAGCTCCGGTGTGAAGGGGTGAGTTCTTCTCGATGACCGCCACGTCACAACCGAAACAGCACCGCGGCCCGTTCGGCCCCGGCTTCGAGCTGTTCGCGGACATGCTGGGCATCGGAGTGGCCACCACACTGGCGTCGCTGCCCGTGGTGACCACCCCCGCCGCGGTGTCGACAGCCTGTGCGCAACTGCGGGCACGCTCCCGAGGAGGCCGCGGCCCCGGAGGCCTCGGGTACGCACGCCAATTCCTCCGGAGGCTGCGCGGCGAACGAGTACTCCCCGACCTCACCGCGGGGGTGCTCGCGCTGGTCACGGGAGCACTGCTGGCACTCGACCTGTTGTTGACGCGCACGAGCAGTGGTTTCCCCGGCCAGGGATTCGTCACGGTGATCCTCTTCCTCGTGGCGTTGACGCTGGTTCCGATCGGGTTGCGCGCCGTGGCACTGCCCGAGTCCGAGCACGACTGGCG
This genomic stretch from Actinopolyspora halophila DSM 43834 harbors:
- a CDS encoding carbohydrate ABC transporter permease produces the protein MVAVRGSITGRGPDWGRIGLHVGCLAVLLVMLYPLVWLVATSFKPADEVISSLQLLPSRIELGNYATALEGVGGVSVLRLIGNSLIISVGAVLGNVLSCSLAAYAFARLRFTLRGPLFALMLATIMLPQHAILIPQYIVFNQLGLVNTFWPLVLPKFLATDAFFVFLTVQFMRGIPKELDEAATLDGCGPFRTFFRIILPLSRPALITTAIFTFIWTWNDFFLQLIYLFEPEKFTITLALRSFVDTSSQSAYGPMFAMSVIALLPIVLFFMAFQRFLVQGMASSGVKG